One Brachionichthys hirsutus isolate HB-005 unplaced genomic scaffold, CSIRO-AGI_Bhir_v1 contig_1473, whole genome shotgun sequence genomic window carries:
- the LOC137916833 gene encoding DNA-directed RNA polymerase II subunit RPB7, with the protein MFYHISLDHEILLHPRYFGPNLLNTVKQKLFTEVEGTCTGKYGFVIAVTTIDNIGAGVIQPSRGFVLYPVKYKAIVFRPFKGEVVDAVVTQVNKVGLFTEIGPMSCFISRHSIPSEMEFDPNSNPPCYKTLDEDIVIQQDDEIRLKIVGTRVDKNDIFAIGSLMDDYLGLVS; encoded by the exons ATGTTTTACCAT ATTTCTTTGGACCATGAAATATTACTACATCCGAGGTACTTTGGGCCGAACCTCCTCAACACGGTGAAACAGAAGCTTTTCACAGAAGTGGAGGGAACCTGTACCGGAAA GTATGGCTTTGTCATTGCAGTCACCACCATTGACAACATCGGGGCAGGTGTAATCCAGCCGAGCCGAGGGTTTGTCCTCTATCCAGTCAAATACAAAGCCATTGTATTTCGCCCATTTAAAGGTGAAGTGGTGGACGCCGTGGTCACTCAGGTTAATAAG GTCGGCTTGTTCACAGAAATTGGTCCCATGTCTTGCTTCATCTCTCGCCAT TCCATCCCCTCAGAAATGGAGTTCGACCCAAACTCTAATCCTCCTTGTTATAAGACACTTGATGAG GACATTGTCATCCAGCAAGATGATGAGATCCGGCTGAAGATTGTGGGAACAAGAGTGGACAAGAATGACATT tTTGCCATCGGGTCTCTCATGGATGACTACCTTG GTCTTGTGAGCTGA